A window of Acropora muricata isolate sample 2 chromosome 3, ASM3666990v1, whole genome shotgun sequence contains these coding sequences:
- the LOC136911239 gene encoding uncharacterized protein, producing the protein MDQIGFPCLTLFLWAISAIEGAIELANVQCDKPLPTTVAIDFPQHRYYPYFVRVHRCQGSVNLDSPNIRECVATTYMERKVEVLSTKTWKRSVVTVRNHTSCGSVCKANPECRHEVQQWNRKTCSCECLYSDRDPPQKRDGFRWNRQTCSYECSGIRHCPAKKVWNKEECSCVCSSFSNMSCSLLDQIMDDTTCECKDGTQHVKAPGFFANGSTVVLVALLVIALFVIILLSGLLCSHCKASSRPMNSAESQTIEITRFSETCYQQQSQILYESAV; encoded by the exons GCGCCATCGAGCTTGCTAATGTGCAGTGTGACAAGCCCTTGCCAACAACAGTGGCAATTGATTTCCCTCAGCACAGATACTATCCATACTTCGTCAGAGTGCACCGCTGTCAAGGATCAGTGAACCTTGACAGTCCTAACATCCGGGAATGTGTGGCAACTACATACATGGAACGAAAAGTTGAAGTTCTCTCCACAAAGACGTGGAAAAGAAGCGTAGTCACTGTTAGAAATCATACGAGTTGCGGATCCGTTTGCAAAGCAAATCCGGAATGTCGCCATGAAGTACAACAATGGAACAGGAAAACATGTTCGTGTGAATGTTTGTACAGCGACAGAGATCCACCGCAAAAGAGAGATGGCTTCAG gtGGAACAGGCAAACTTGTAGCTATGAATGCAGTGGAATTAGGCACTGTCCAGCAAAAAAG GTCTGGAACAAGGAAGAATGTTCTTGTGTCTGTAGCTCGTTTTCCAATATGAGTTGTTCCCTATTGGACCAGATTATGGATGATACAACTTGTGAATGCAAAGATGGGACGCAGCACGTAAAAGCCCCAG GTTTCTTCGCCAATGGCTCAACCGTCGTTTTGGTTGCTTTGCTGGTTATTGCCTTGTTTGTTATTATTCTACTGAGTGGTCTCTTGTGTTCTCACTGCAAAGCATCATCAAGACCCATGAACTCAGCGGAGTCGCAAACCATTGAGATTACAAGATTCTCTG AAACTTGCTACCAACAGCAAAGTCAAATCCTGTATGAATCTGCCGTTTGA
- the LOC136911730 gene encoding vascular endothelial growth factor C-like isoform X2 → MLKTLCLILLLPLFAQSAKFDNELCKPRSTLVAIDKPSFKFFPYFVKLNRCGGSCNDIQPSIKSCVPLQYNEVSVGVKMVSTGEKKIIKERNHTHCGCQCVITIDDCNLELEEWRPELCQCKCKFGDKPPTPCRDGFRWSKKDCRCVCDKAPETCPSNKVWSATECKCVCKDKKYKNCARQNKIVNEDTCRCIRDDQQPGTSELSGSRPQQKGELSQEFYIGLFLGQFVFLYFVFDAILYRKKAGLIYRVTRSFCTNKGDHSNIECPREDVYCESNNTAVTDIGQRNVAASCCNDV, encoded by the exons ATGCTGAAAACCCTTTGTTTAATACTCCTCCTTCCACTGTTTGCTCAATCAG CCAAGTTCGATAATGAACTCTGTAAACCACGCTCAACACTGGTTGCTATTGACAAACCGAGCTTTAAATTCTTTCCATACTTTGTGAAATTGAACCGCTGCGGTGGATCTTGTAATGACATTCAACCTTCAATCAAATCATGTGTCCCACTGCAGTACAACGAAGTTTCAGTTGGCGTGAAAATGGTCAGCACAGGAGAGAAGAAAATTATCAAGGAACGAAATCACACCCATTGTGGCTGCCAGTGCGTCATTACCATAGATGACTGCAATTTGGAATTAGAAGAGTGGAGACCAGAACTTTGTCAATGCAAATGTAAATTCGGCGACAAGCCGCCAACACCTTGTAGGGATGGCTTCAGATGGAGTAAAAAAGACTGCCGATGTGTTTGTGACAAAGCACCGGAGACTTGTCCATCAAACAAG GTCTGGAGTGCCACGGAGTGTAAGTGCGTTTGCAAAGACAAGAAATACAAGAACTGCGCgagacaaaataaaattgtgaaCGAGGACACCTGTAGATGCATAAGGGATGATCAACAACCAGGAACAAGTGAATTGTCGGGTTCTCGACCTCAACAGAAAG GTGAACTCAGTCAGGAATTTTACATTGGCTTATTTTTGGGTCAATTTGTGTTTCTGTATTTCGTGTTTGATGCAATCCTGTATCGCAAGAAGGCTGGCTTAATTTATCGCGTGACGAGAAGCTTTTGCACAAACAAAG GTGATCATTCCAACATTGAATGCCCAAGAGAAGACGTTTATTGTGAGTCTAACAATACTGCTGTCACAGATATCGGACAAAGGAACGTAGCAGCGAGCTGCTGCAACGATGTCTGA
- the LOC136911730 gene encoding vascular endothelial growth factor C-like isoform X1: MTTSYQDWLQQKFWNNLQRTRMLKTLCLILLLPLFAQSAKFDNELCKPRSTLVAIDKPSFKFFPYFVKLNRCGGSCNDIQPSIKSCVPLQYNEVSVGVKMVSTGEKKIIKERNHTHCGCQCVITIDDCNLELEEWRPELCQCKCKFGDKPPTPCRDGFRWSKKDCRCVCDKAPETCPSNKVWSATECKCVCKDKKYKNCARQNKIVNEDTCRCIRDDQQPGTSELSGSRPQQKGELSQEFYIGLFLGQFVFLYFVFDAILYRKKAGLIYRVTRSFCTNKGDHSNIECPREDVYCESNNTAVTDIGQRNVAASCCNDV; the protein is encoded by the exons ATGACAACGTCTTACCAAGACTGGCTACAGCAAAA ATTTTGGAACAATCTTCAGAGAACAAGAATGCTGAAAACCCTTTGTTTAATACTCCTCCTTCCACTGTTTGCTCAATCAG CCAAGTTCGATAATGAACTCTGTAAACCACGCTCAACACTGGTTGCTATTGACAAACCGAGCTTTAAATTCTTTCCATACTTTGTGAAATTGAACCGCTGCGGTGGATCTTGTAATGACATTCAACCTTCAATCAAATCATGTGTCCCACTGCAGTACAACGAAGTTTCAGTTGGCGTGAAAATGGTCAGCACAGGAGAGAAGAAAATTATCAAGGAACGAAATCACACCCATTGTGGCTGCCAGTGCGTCATTACCATAGATGACTGCAATTTGGAATTAGAAGAGTGGAGACCAGAACTTTGTCAATGCAAATGTAAATTCGGCGACAAGCCGCCAACACCTTGTAGGGATGGCTTCAGATGGAGTAAAAAAGACTGCCGATGTGTTTGTGACAAAGCACCGGAGACTTGTCCATCAAACAAG GTCTGGAGTGCCACGGAGTGTAAGTGCGTTTGCAAAGACAAGAAATACAAGAACTGCGCgagacaaaataaaattgtgaaCGAGGACACCTGTAGATGCATAAGGGATGATCAACAACCAGGAACAAGTGAATTGTCGGGTTCTCGACCTCAACAGAAAG GTGAACTCAGTCAGGAATTTTACATTGGCTTATTTTTGGGTCAATTTGTGTTTCTGTATTTCGTGTTTGATGCAATCCTGTATCGCAAGAAGGCTGGCTTAATTTATCGCGTGACGAGAAGCTTTTGCACAAACAAAG GTGATCATTCCAACATTGAATGCCCAAGAGAAGACGTTTATTGTGAGTCTAACAATACTGCTGTCACAGATATCGGACAAAGGAACGTAGCAGCGAGCTGCTGCAACGATGTCTGA